From Paracoccus aminovorans, one genomic window encodes:
- the rpsD gene encoding 30S ribosomal protein S4 gives MTKRTAAKYKIDRRMGENIWGRAKSPVNKREYGPGQHGQRRKQKLSDFGTQLRAKQKLKGYYGDLTEKQFRRIYSEAERVKGDTGENLVGLLERRLDAVVYRAKFVPTIFAARQFVNHGHIEVNGKRVNIASYRVKEGDVVSIRERSRQLAIVLESVGLAERDVPDYLEVDHNKMTATFVRTPALGDVPYAVQMEPNLVVEYYAKN, from the coding sequence ATGACCAAACGCACCGCTGCCAAGTACAAGATCGACCGCCGCATGGGCGAGAACATCTGGGGCCGCGCCAAGTCGCCGGTGAACAAGCGCGAATACGGTCCCGGCCAGCACGGCCAGCGCCGCAAGCAGAAACTGTCGGACTTCGGCACCCAGCTGCGCGCCAAGCAGAAGCTGAAGGGCTATTACGGCGACCTGACCGAGAAGCAGTTCCGCCGCATCTATTCGGAAGCCGAGCGCGTCAAGGGCGACACCGGCGAGAACCTGGTCGGCCTGCTGGAGCGGCGCCTGGACGCCGTCGTCTATCGCGCCAAGTTCGTGCCGACCATCTTTGCCGCCCGCCAGTTCGTGAACCACGGCCATATCGAGGTGAACGGCAAGCGCGTGAACATCGCCTCCTACCGGGTGAAAGAGGGCGACGTGGTCTCGATCCGCGAGCGTTCGCGCCAGCTGGCCATCGTGCTGGAATCGGTGGGCCTGGCCGAGCGCGACGTGCCGGACTACCTGGAAGTCGACCACAACAAGATGACCGCGACCTTCGTGCGCACTCCGGCCCTGGGCGACGTGCCCTATGCCGTGCAGATGGAGCCGAACCTGGTCGTCGAATATTACGCCAAGAACTGA
- a CDS encoding DoxX family protein: MTSAEHRGAAANGRNTDLAALLLRAVTGAWFLTHGLTKLLVFTPAGTAGYFRSIGLPGALGPLTMVLEIAGGLALIAGLFTRQVALVLAAVLLGAAWFGHGGNGFAFGNPGGGWEYPVLWAVVMLALSALGDGAWSLGRRR, encoded by the coding sequence ATGACCTCTGCTGAGCATCGCGGCGCGGCCGCAAACGGGCGCAATACCGACCTGGCTGCCCTCCTCTTGCGCGCCGTGACCGGCGCCTGGTTTCTGACCCACGGGCTGACCAAGCTGCTGGTCTTCACGCCCGCCGGCACGGCGGGCTATTTCCGCTCCATCGGTCTGCCCGGCGCGCTTGGTCCTTTGACCATGGTGCTGGAGATCGCGGGCGGGCTGGCGCTGATCGCGGGGCTTTTCACCCGCCAGGTGGCGCTGGTTCTGGCCGCGGTGCTGCTGGGTGCGGCCTGGTTCGGCCATGGCGGCAACGGCTTTGCTTTCGGCAATCCCGGCGGCGGCTGGGAATATCCGGTGCTTTGGGCCGTCGTCATGCTGGCGCTGTCGGCGCTGGGTGATGGGGCCTGGTCGCTGGGCCGTCGTCGCTGA
- the tpiA gene encoding triose-phosphate isomerase: protein MAPRKLAAGNWKMNGTLAALAEIDRVLAQPAGCDVLICPPATLIQAVAAKGIATGGQDCHAKPSGAHTGDIAAGQLKDVGASHVILGHSERRTDHAETDAQVAAKATAAHEAGLVAVICVGETEAQRDAGQTLDVISAQLAGSVPDCATAANTVIAYEPVWAIGTGRTPTNDQIAEVHALMRDRLAARFADGADFALLYGGSVKPGNAAEIFAIPHVNGALVGGASLKASDFGPIVAALSAA from the coding sequence ATGGCCCCGCGCAAACTCGCCGCCGGCAATTGGAAGATGAACGGAACCCTGGCCGCGCTGGCCGAGATCGACAGGGTCCTGGCGCAACCAGCGGGCTGCGACGTGCTGATCTGCCCGCCCGCGACTCTGATCCAGGCCGTGGCCGCCAAGGGCATCGCCACCGGCGGCCAGGACTGCCACGCGAAGCCCTCGGGCGCCCATACCGGCGACATCGCCGCCGGCCAGCTGAAGGACGTGGGCGCGAGCCATGTCATCCTCGGCCATTCCGAGCGCCGCACCGACCATGCCGAGACCGACGCCCAGGTCGCCGCCAAAGCCACCGCCGCGCATGAGGCGGGCCTGGTTGCGGTGATCTGCGTCGGCGAGACCGAGGCGCAACGCGACGCGGGCCAGACGCTGGACGTGATCTCGGCCCAGCTCGCCGGCTCGGTGCCCGACTGCGCCACGGCGGCGAACACGGTGATCGCCTATGAGCCGGTCTGGGCCATCGGCACCGGCCGCACGCCCACCAACGACCAGATCGCCGAGGTCCACGCCCTGATGCGCGACCGTCTGGCCGCGCGCTTCGCCGACGGCGCCGACTTCGCCCTGCTCTATGGCGGCTCGGTCAAGCCGGGCAACGCGGCGGAAATCTTCGCCATCCCGCATGTGAACGGCGCGCTGGTCGGCGGCGCCAGCCTCAAGGCCAGCGACTTCGGCCCCATCGTCGCCGCGCTTTCCGCAGCGTAA
- a CDS encoding GNAT family N-acetyltransferase has translation MFGRRRPIRLETERMVLRLPEHQDFMPWVALRVESRAFLTPWEPVWATDHLSKRSFTNRVYWAQRASRNGTALALFLIRRDGLLLGAITLDNIRRGPAQSATIGYWIGQPHVRQGYMREAIGRLVQHAFGEMDLSRIEAACLPENTPSRGVLERSGFKYEGVAQSYLQINGRWRNHVLYANLRHDRRGKTEVR, from the coding sequence ATGTTCGGCCGCCGCCGTCCGATTCGCCTTGAAACCGAGCGGATGGTGCTGCGCCTGCCGGAGCATCAGGATTTCATGCCCTGGGTGGCGCTGCGGGTCGAAAGCCGCGCCTTCCTGACCCCGTGGGAGCCGGTCTGGGCCACCGACCACCTGTCCAAGCGCAGTTTCACCAACCGGGTCTATTGGGCGCAGCGCGCCAGCCGCAACGGCACCGCGCTGGCGCTGTTCCTGATCCGCCGCGACGGCCTGCTGCTGGGGGCGATCACGCTGGACAACATCCGGCGCGGCCCGGCGCAATCGGCGACCATCGGCTACTGGATCGGCCAGCCCCACGTCCGGCAGGGCTATATGCGCGAGGCCATCGGCCGGCTGGTGCAGCACGCCTTCGGCGAGATGGACCTCAGCCGGATCGAGGCCGCCTGCCTGCCCGAGAACACGCCCTCGCGCGGGGTGCTGGAACGCTCGGGCTTCAAATACGAGGGCGTGGCGCAAAGCTATCTGCAGATCAACGGCCGCTGGCGCAACCATGTGCTTTACGCGAACCTGCGCCACGACCGCCGCGGCAAGACCGAGGTGCGGTGA
- a CDS encoding metal-binding protein ZinT encodes MRGTLMGAALLAAALGLGQAAAETAHDHDHGHDHAHDHGHAHDHGKNSVYSGYFEDAQVADRPLSDWQGDWQSVYPYLRDGTLDPVLAHKAETGDKSAEEYRAYYETGYRSDIDRIEIDGDRVTFHGKETVSGRYQPVGHEILTYEKGNRGVRFIFRKVEGDAGAPGFIQFSDHKIAPEKSDHFHIYLGDDRAALLKEMEHWPTYYPAGLDSAGIVAEMLAH; translated from the coding sequence ATGCGAGGGACTTTGATGGGGGCCGCACTGCTGGCGGCGGCGCTGGGGCTGGGGCAGGCCGCGGCCGAGACGGCGCATGACCATGACCATGGGCACGACCATGCCCATGATCACGGCCACGCCCATGATCACGGCAAGAACTCCGTCTACAGCGGTTATTTCGAGGATGCGCAGGTCGCGGACCGGCCGCTTTCGGATTGGCAGGGCGACTGGCAATCGGTCTATCCCTATCTGCGCGACGGGACGCTGGACCCGGTCCTGGCCCACAAGGCCGAGACCGGCGACAAGAGCGCCGAGGAATACCGCGCCTATTACGAGACCGGCTATCGCAGCGACATCGACCGGATCGAGATCGACGGCGACCGCGTGACCTTTCACGGCAAGGAAACCGTCTCGGGCCGGTATCAGCCCGTCGGGCATGAAATCCTGACCTATGAGAAGGGCAACCGCGGCGTGCGCTTCATCTTCCGGAAGGTCGAGGGCGACGCGGGCGCCCCGGGCTTCATCCAGTTCAGCGACCACAAGATCGCGCCCGAGAAGTCCGACCACTTCCACATCTACCTGGGCGATGACCGCGCCGCGCTGCTCAAGGAGATGGAGCACTGGCCGACCTATTACCCGGCCGGGCTGGACAGTGCCGGGATCGTGGCCGAGATGCTGGCCCATTGA
- a CDS encoding LysR family transcriptional regulator translates to MDRIDGIRAFVAVVDAGSFTRAGDRLRISNKLVSKYVAALEGQQGVTLLNRTTRALSLTPSGERYLAAARRVLAAVEELDGQASAEEGALTGRLRVTAPVTFGEMFVAVLTRDFTRRHPALSLDLHLTDRYVDLAAEGFDLALRIGQLPDSSLIARRIGQTEAWAVASPAYLASHPRPAHPEALRDHLCIRDSNAQTPGRASFLIEGKAVSVPLPGRITVNSAQAVRQLVLEGEGVALIPSFVVARDVAEGRLQRLLPDFARPQLDIQAVSLPQPFVPPRLSAYLDHLRARLSPLLKAPPPGS, encoded by the coding sequence ATGGACAGGATCGACGGCATTCGCGCCTTTGTCGCCGTGGTCGATGCCGGCTCGTTCACGCGGGCGGGCGATCGGCTGAGGATTTCGAACAAGCTGGTCAGCAAATATGTCGCGGCACTGGAAGGGCAGCAGGGCGTCACGCTGCTGAACCGCACCACCCGGGCGCTGTCGCTGACGCCCTCGGGCGAGCGTTACCTGGCCGCGGCGCGCCGGGTGCTGGCGGCGGTCGAAGAGCTCGACGGCCAGGCCAGCGCCGAGGAGGGCGCCCTGACCGGCCGGCTGCGGGTGACCGCGCCGGTGACCTTCGGCGAGATGTTCGTCGCGGTGCTGACCCGCGACTTCACCCGCCGCCACCCGGCGCTCTCGCTCGACCTGCACCTGACCGACCGCTATGTCGATCTGGCGGCCGAGGGGTTCGACTTGGCGCTGCGGATCGGGCAATTGCCGGATTCCAGCCTGATCGCCCGCCGCATCGGCCAGACCGAGGCCTGGGCCGTCGCCAGCCCGGCCTATCTGGCCAGCCACCCCCGCCCCGCGCATCCCGAGGCGCTGCGCGACCATCTGTGCATCCGCGACAGCAATGCCCAGACCCCGGGACGGGCCAGCTTCCTGATCGAGGGCAAGGCGGTCAGCGTGCCGCTGCCCGGCCGGATCACCGTCAACAGCGCCCAGGCGGTGCGGCAGCTGGTGCTGGAGGGCGAGGGCGTGGCGCTGATCCCCAGCTTCGTGGTGGCGCGCGACGTGGCCGAGGGCCGGCTGCAGCGTCTGCTGCCGGATTTCGCCCGGCCGCAGCTGGACATCCAGGCGGTCTCGCTGCCGCAGCCCTTCGTCCCGCCGCGGCTATCGGCCTATCTCGACCATCTGCGGGCGCGGCTCAGCCCGCTGTTGAAAGCACCGCCCCCGGGTTCATGA
- a CDS encoding methionine ABC transporter ATP-binding protein produces MAEPAISFQGVTRRYPQKGGSDVVALHDIWLDVPQGAITGIIGRSGAGKSTLLRMVNGLERPSTGKVIVNGRDVGAASGPALRAVRRQVGMIFQHFNLLASRTAAENIALPLEIAGTDPAKIAPRTAELIERVGLTAQAGRYPAELSGGQKQRVGIARALATGPRVLLSDEATSALDPDTTRQVLELLQAINRDLGLTILLITHEMAVVRDICSHVAVIEAGRIVEAGETYDVFSKPAHATTRSFLTGVTGVAVPQFVAGQMREAPQGTEAQAVVQITFIGAHATDPMLARLTAERGVGVNILAGAIEEIGARPFGSLIVGLPAARLAESQAFLEEHGLLTEVLGYVG; encoded by the coding sequence ATGGCAGAGCCGGCAATCTCATTCCAGGGCGTGACCCGCCGCTATCCGCAAAAGGGCGGCAGCGACGTCGTGGCGCTGCACGACATCTGGCTGGACGTGCCGCAGGGTGCGATCACCGGCATCATCGGACGCTCGGGCGCCGGCAAGTCCACCCTTCTGCGCATGGTGAACGGGCTGGAACGGCCCAGCACCGGCAAGGTCATCGTCAACGGCCGCGACGTCGGCGCCGCCTCGGGTCCCGCGCTGCGGGCGGTCCGGCGTCAGGTCGGGATGATCTTCCAGCATTTCAACCTGCTTGCCAGCCGCACCGCGGCGGAAAACATCGCCCTGCCGCTGGAAATCGCCGGGACCGATCCCGCGAAGATCGCGCCGCGCACCGCCGAACTGATCGAGCGCGTCGGCCTGACCGCACAGGCGGGCCGCTATCCGGCCGAGCTTTCGGGCGGGCAGAAGCAGCGCGTCGGCATCGCCCGGGCGCTCGCCACCGGCCCGCGCGTGCTCTTGTCGGACGAGGCGACCTCGGCCTTGGACCCCGACACCACCCGGCAGGTGCTGGAGCTGTTGCAGGCGATCAACCGCGACCTCGGCCTGACCATCCTGCTCATCACCCATGAGATGGCGGTGGTCCGCGATATCTGCAGCCATGTCGCGGTGATCGAGGCCGGCCGCATCGTCGAGGCGGGCGAGACCTACGACGTGTTCTCGAAACCCGCCCATGCCACCACGCGCTCGTTCCTGACCGGGGTGACCGGCGTCGCGGTGCCGCAATTCGTCGCCGGTCAGATGCGGGAAGCGCCGCAGGGCACGGAGGCGCAGGCGGTGGTGCAGATCACCTTCATCGGCGCCCATGCCACCGACCCGATGCTGGCGCGGCTGACCGCCGAACGCGGCGTCGGCGTCAACATCCTGGCCGGCGCCATCGAGGAAATCGGCGCCCGCCCCTTCGGCAGCCTGATCGTCGGCCTGCCCGCCGCGCGGCTGGCCGAATCGCAGGCCTTCCTGGAGGAACACGGGCTTCTGACCGAGGTGCTGGGCTATGTCGGCTAA
- a CDS encoding FAD-binding oxidoreductase: MLNPADDALAARLPAGVLREVAPAYLEEPRGRWHGRAGLIAAPRTTAEVAAVVRACAEARVGIVPRGGGTGLVSGQVMPEGPAPLILSLERMIALRGIWPEENVLVAEAGMTLQAVRDAAEAVGRLFPLSLASQGTAAIGGCLSTNAGGVTALRYGTARALCLGIEAVLPDGSVVHDLKRLRKDNTGYDIRDLLIGAEGSLGIITAASLKLVVPPPGIGTAMLQVPSPEAALTLLSLAEGRMAGGVTAFELIGGQGLAFLAEVLPEIRQPLPGAAWSVLIEVGLPAGLPPEGALEALLEDAMERGLVLDGAIAQSGQQAAAFWHLREHIPEANRRIGAVASHDISLPLSEVAGFIRDAGAALAGEGLRINCFGHLGDGNLHYNLFPAPGRSRADYDDRRRALSHLVHQMVVDRGGSFSAEHGVGRLKVGDLERWADPARLAVMRAIKATLDPLGIMNPGAVLSTAG; encoded by the coding sequence ATGCTGAATCCGGCCGATGACGCCCTGGCCGCGCGCCTGCCCGCGGGCGTGCTGCGCGAGGTGGCGCCGGCCTATCTGGAGGAGCCGCGCGGCCGCTGGCACGGCCGGGCCGGGCTGATCGCCGCGCCGCGCACCACCGCCGAGGTCGCCGCCGTGGTCCGCGCCTGCGCCGAGGCCCGCGTCGGCATCGTGCCGCGCGGCGGCGGCACCGGCCTGGTCTCGGGCCAGGTCATGCCCGAAGGGCCGGCGCCGCTGATCCTGTCGCTGGAACGCATGATCGCGCTGCGCGGCATCTGGCCCGAGGAGAACGTGCTGGTGGCCGAGGCCGGCATGACGTTGCAAGCCGTGCGCGACGCAGCCGAGGCGGTGGGGCGGCTGTTTCCGCTGTCGCTGGCCAGCCAGGGCACGGCGGCCATCGGCGGCTGCCTGTCGACCAATGCCGGCGGCGTCACCGCGCTGCGCTACGGCACCGCCCGCGCGCTGTGCCTGGGGATCGAGGCGGTGTTGCCCGACGGCTCGGTCGTCCACGACCTGAAGCGGCTGCGCAAGGACAATACCGGCTACGACATCCGCGACCTGCTGATCGGGGCCGAGGGCAGCCTGGGCATCATCACCGCCGCCAGCCTGAAGCTGGTGGTGCCGCCGCCGGGGATCGGCACCGCCATGCTGCAGGTGCCTTCGCCCGAGGCGGCGCTGACGCTGCTGTCGCTGGCCGAAGGGCGCATGGCCGGCGGCGTCACCGCCTTCGAGCTGATCGGCGGCCAGGGGCTGGCCTTCCTCGCCGAGGTGCTGCCCGAGATCCGCCAGCCCTTGCCCGGCGCCGCATGGTCGGTGCTGATCGAGGTCGGCCTGCCCGCCGGCCTGCCCCCCGAGGGCGCGCTTGAGGCGCTGCTCGAGGACGCGATGGAACGCGGGCTGGTTCTGGACGGGGCGATCGCCCAGTCCGGCCAGCAGGCGGCCGCGTTCTGGCATCTGCGCGAACATATCCCCGAGGCGAACCGCCGCATCGGCGCCGTCGCCAGCCACGACATCAGCCTGCCGCTGTCGGAAGTGGCGGGGTTCATCCGCGATGCCGGTGCGGCGCTGGCGGGCGAGGGGCTGCGGATCAACTGCTTCGGTCATCTGGGCGACGGCAACCTGCATTACAACCTGTTCCCGGCGCCCGGCCGCAGTCGCGCCGATTACGACGACCGGCGCCGGGCGCTGTCGCATCTTGTGCATCAGATGGTGGTGGATCGCGGCGGCTCGTTCTCGGCCGAGCACGGCGTCGGCCGGCTGAAGGTGGGCGACCTGGAACGCTGGGCCGACCCGGCGCGGCTGGCCGTCATGCGGGCGATCAAGGCCACGCTCGACCCGCTGGGGATCATGAACCCGGGGGCGGTGCTTTCAACAGCGGGCTGA
- a CDS encoding HesB/IscA family protein has protein sequence MFSIPGKSPVTITQAAERQIARLMAAKSASGLRIGLKKGGCAGMEYTMELAETASPGDEVVEQGAARVLIAPTAQMYLFGTEIDYETGMLESGFRFRNPNVTDACGCGESVSFAIAGNAAGAAPKL, from the coding sequence ATGTTCTCGATCCCCGGCAAGAGCCCCGTCACCATCACCCAAGCGGCCGAGCGCCAGATCGCCCGGCTGATGGCCGCGAAATCCGCCAGCGGGCTGCGCATCGGCCTGAAGAAGGGCGGCTGCGCCGGCATGGAATACACCATGGAGCTGGCCGAGACCGCCTCGCCCGGCGACGAGGTCGTCGAACAGGGCGCAGCGCGGGTGCTGATCGCCCCCACCGCGCAGATGTATCTGTTCGGGACCGAGATCGACTACGAGACCGGCATGCTCGAATCCGGCTTCAGGTTCCGCAACCCGAACGTGACCGACGCCTGCGGCTGCGGCGAATCGGTCAGCTTCGCCATCGCGGGCAATGCCGCGGGCGCCGCGCCGAAGCTCTAG
- a CDS encoding methionine ABC transporter permease, giving the protein MSANLIPILWEATLQTLYMVAMSTLLGTLIGGPLGVFLATSRRGELLSAPWLNTVLGLVVNAARSTPFIILVVAIIPFTRLIAGTSIGTTAATVPLTIAAAPFIARLIETAIREVDAGLIEAARAMGATPGQIVRKVLIPEAMPGIILGLTLAVVSLIGYSAMVGAVGGEGLGDLGIRYGYQRFMPEVMLAVVVILIVLVQLVQSAGEWIAARFDKRAPRNRGR; this is encoded by the coding sequence ATGTCGGCTAACCTGATTCCGATCCTGTGGGAAGCCACGCTGCAAACGCTCTACATGGTCGCCATGTCGACGCTGCTCGGCACGCTGATCGGCGGGCCGCTGGGCGTGTTCCTGGCCACCTCGCGCCGGGGCGAACTGCTGTCCGCGCCCTGGCTCAACACCGTCCTCGGCCTCGTGGTGAATGCGGCGCGCTCGACGCCCTTCATCATCCTGGTGGTGGCGATCATCCCCTTCACGCGGCTGATCGCCGGCACCTCGATCGGCACCACCGCGGCCACCGTGCCGCTGACCATCGCAGCCGCCCCCTTCATCGCCCGCCTCATCGAGACCGCGATTCGCGAGGTCGATGCCGGCCTGATCGAGGCCGCCCGCGCCATGGGCGCCACGCCGGGCCAGATCGTCCGCAAGGTGCTGATCCCTGAGGCGATGCCCGGCATCATCCTGGGCCTGACGCTCGCCGTCGTCAGCCTGATCGGCTATTCCGCCATGGTCGGCGCGGTGGGCGGCGAAGGCCTGGGCGATCTCGGCATCCGCTACGGCTATCAGCGCTTCATGCCCGAGGTGATGCTGGCCGTGGTGGTGATCCTGATCGTGCTGGTGCAACTGGTGCAATCGGCCGGCGAATGGATCGCCGCCCGTTTCGACAAGCGCGCGCCCCGCAACCGGGGCCGATAA
- a CDS encoding DUF1801 domain-containing protein, producing the protein MEQDRPRLLAGGNPQIAKGYGEAVVQAYLAAVPGWKQDACRRLDAAVTRELPSVVKAVKWNSPFYGMEKDLWFLSFHCMTRYIKLAFFRGASLQPMPPVGSRQPEVRYLHVWESEPLDEGRFADWLQQASRLPGVRM; encoded by the coding sequence ATGGAACAGGACCGGCCAAGACTTCTGGCGGGCGGGAACCCGCAGATCGCCAAGGGCTATGGCGAGGCGGTGGTGCAGGCCTATCTGGCCGCCGTGCCGGGCTGGAAGCAGGACGCGTGCCGCCGGCTCGACGCGGCCGTCACCCGCGAGCTGCCAAGCGTGGTCAAGGCGGTGAAATGGAACTCGCCCTTCTACGGTATGGAGAAGGACCTGTGGTTTCTCAGCTTTCACTGCATGACCCGCTATATCAAGCTGGCCTTCTTTCGCGGCGCGTCGCTGCAACCGATGCCGCCGGTCGGGTCTAGGCAGCCCGAGGTGCGTTACCTGCATGTCTGGGAATCCGAGCCGCTGGATGAGGGCCGGTTCGCCGACTGGCTGCAGCAGGCCAGCCGGCTGCCCGGCGTCAGGATGTAG
- a CDS encoding MetQ/NlpA family ABC transporter substrate-binding protein, whose amino-acid sequence MRIFSLATLASALALAASMAAAEEIKVGVSPGEHGEIMEEVAKVAKAKGLTIDIVEFTDYVVPNQALNDGDLNANSFQHQPYLDNQIKDRGFDLVSIAKTITTPMGVYSQKLKSLDDLPEGAKVAIPNDPTNGGRALLILQEKGVITLAENTGLTPSPLDVTGNPKKLKFLELEAAQLPRALADADIAVINTNYALDAGLDPSKDAIAMEKADSPYANIIVVRKADENAPWAKELVEAYHDPAVKTFIEEKYQGAVIPAW is encoded by the coding sequence ATGCGCATATTCAGCCTTGCCACCCTCGCCTCGGCGCTTGCCCTGGCCGCCAGCATGGCAGCCGCCGAAGAGATCAAGGTCGGTGTTTCGCCCGGCGAGCATGGCGAGATCATGGAAGAGGTCGCCAAGGTGGCAAAGGCCAAGGGCCTGACCATCGACATCGTCGAATTCACCGATTACGTGGTGCCGAACCAGGCGCTGAACGACGGCGACCTGAACGCCAACAGCTTCCAGCACCAGCCCTATCTGGACAACCAGATCAAGGACCGCGGCTTCGACCTGGTCAGTATCGCCAAGACCATCACCACGCCGATGGGGGTCTATTCGCAGAAGCTGAAATCGCTGGACGATCTGCCCGAAGGCGCCAAGGTCGCGATTCCGAACGACCCCACCAACGGCGGCCGCGCGCTGCTGATCCTGCAGGAAAAGGGCGTGATCACGCTGGCCGAAAACACCGGCCTGACCCCCTCGCCGCTCGACGTGACCGGCAATCCGAAAAAGCTGAAGTTTCTGGAACTCGAAGCCGCGCAACTGCCCCGCGCGCTCGCCGATGCCGATATCGCCGTCATCAACACCAATTACGCGCTGGATGCGGGCCTCGATCCCAGCAAGGACGCCATCGCCATGGAAAAGGCCGACAGCCCCTATGCCAACATCATCGTGGTGCGCAAGGCCGATGAGAACGCCCCCTGGGCCAAGGAGCTGGTCGAGGCCTATCACGACCCGGCGGTGAAGACGTTCATCGAGGAAAAATACCAGGGCGCCGTCATCCCGGCCTGGTGA